Genomic DNA from Myxococcus stipitatus:
ACCGGTCGAGGGCGCCAATCTCAGTCCCGAGGACGTAGCCCCAAGGCGAACACGGCGACCCTCTCCCGGTACCTTCCGGCCCGGGTGTATACCGGAATCGGAAGGCTGGTGGACTTCATACAAGGCGCCCCCCGCGCTCGCTGGCGGGAGGCGCCCCGGGTGGTCGGCGCGCGCTCGCGGGCCGGTGGACTAGATGGACGGCGAGGCGTAGTGCCCGCCTCGGATGTCCTGCTCGTGCGAGGTGGCGTCCTCCTCGCAGCGGATGGCGAACGGCAGCGCCTCCAGCCGCTCCATGGCGATCTCCTGGCCGCAGTCGACGCACTCCCCGAAGACGCCGTTGTCCATGCGCAAGAGCGCCGCGTCGATGAGCATGACCTCCCTTCGCTGCGCCTCCACGAGGCTCGACAGCGTGTAGTCGGCCAGCTCCGACTGCGCGTTCTCCTCGTATTCGGGGTCCCGCTCCTGCTCCTTGAGGGCGGTCAGCTCGCGATGCGTGCCATCGCTCGTGGCGAGGATCTCCCGCCGGCGGCGCTGGAGAATCTCGCGGATCTTCAGCAAATCGTTGGCTCGGCTCATGGCCTCGTCTCCAGTGTTCCAGTCCTTCTGGTGGTCCCATCGCCCGCCCGGAGGGCAGGCCGCCCCCGAGCGATGAACGCGAGAAACGTAGGGGTGCAACCCAGGTGGGGAAACCGCGCCTTCCAACCCGGGGCACCGGTGGCTCGGGGGGCGGCCGGGCGGACGCGAGGGGGGGACGAGACGACGGCTTGACGCCCGGGGATTGGCGATCAGGACAGGGTGGGGGAAGTCCTGCTAACAGTCTGAGGACGGGCACGCGCGAGGCGTTCCCGGGAGGCTCGGGATGGTGGACGCGAAGCAGCAGCGGGTAACGGTGATTGGGGGTGGGCTGGCGGGGACGGAGTGCGCATACCAGCTCGCCCGCCGGGGCGTGCCGGTGGTGCTGCGGGAGATGAAGCCGCACAAGCGCTCGCCCGCGCACAAGTCGGACTCGCTCGCGGAGCTGGTGTGCAGCAACTCGCTGCGCTCGGACAACCCGGAGAGCGCCATCGGCCTGCTGCACGCGGAGCTGCGCGCGCTCGGCTCGCTGGTGCTGGGCAGCGCGGACGCGAACCGCGTCCCCGCGGGCGACGCGCTGGCCGTGGAGCGCGAGCGCTTCTCCGCCGCGATCACGACGTCCCTGCTGGGCCTGCCCAACGTGGAGCTGGTGGCCGGCGAGGTGGCGACGCTGCCGGAGGAGGGGCCCGTCGTCATCGCCACCGGCCCGCTGACGTCCGACGCGCTCACCGCGGAGCTGGAGCGCTACGTGGGGACGAAGCTCTACTTCTACGACTCCATCGCCCCCATCCTCTCCGGGGACTCCATCGACATGGACATCGCCTTCCGCCAGAGCCGCTACGGCAAGGGCGGGGGGGACGACTACCTCAACCTGCCCATGAGCCGGGACGAGTACTACCGGTTCATCGCCGAAGTGAAGGCGGGGCAGAAGGTGGTGCCGCACAGTTTCGAGGAACCGAAATACTTCGAAGGCTGTCTGCCCATCGAGGTCATGGCGGAGCGAGGCGACGACACGCTGGCCTACGGGCCGATGAAGCCCGTGGGGCTGAGGGACCCGCGCACGGGGAAGGAGCCCCATGCCGTGGTGCAGCTGCGCATGGAGGACACCGCGGGCACGGCGTGGAACATGGTGGGCTTCCAGACGCGCCTGACGTGGGGCGAGCAGAAGCGCATCTTCACCACCTGCATCCCGGGCCTCCAGAACGCGGAGTTCCTGCGCATGGGGCAGATCCACCGCAACACGTTCATCGACTCGCCCAGGCTCTTGTCCCGCGACCTGTCGCTGAAGGGCGAGCCGCGGCTGTACTTCGCGGGCCAGGTCTCCGGCGTGGAGGGCTACGTGGAGAGCGCCGCGTGCGGCTACCTGGTGGCGCTGGCGCTGCATGCGCGGCTGGAGGGACGGGAGTGGGTGCCCCCGCCGGCGACGACCGCGATGGGCGCGCTGTACCGCCACGTGACGGGCGAGGCGCACCCCCCGGACTACCCGCACCAGCCCTCCAACATCATCTTCGGCCTCTTCCCGCCGCTGACCGGGCGGATGAAGAAGGCGGACAAGCGCGCGGCGTACTCGGCGCGGGCGAAGCAGGACCTTGCGGCATGGCTGCCACACGCGGGCGTCCCGGCGACGGGCGCACCGGAGCACGAGGAGCAGAGGAGCGCATGATGCGGCCGAGGCTGGGACGACGGATGGGCGTGGGCCTGCTGGCCTCGCTCATGGTGGCGGGCGCGGGATGCAAGAAGGGCGGGGACGAAGGGGCCGCGCCAGGCGCCGCGTCACCCACGGCGGCGGGTGGAACCGCCGCGACTCCCTCGGCGCGTCCCGTCCAGGAGCGCCCCGGGCCGTCCGGCGCGGGGCAGGGACTGCTGCTGGCCGGAGGCCGCGCGGCGGACCTGCGCGTGACGCACGACGGGCGCTTCGCCACGTACATTCTCAACGGTCAGAAGCCCCGGCTGGACGGCGTGCCGCCCCAGATGCTGCTGGGCGAGCTCTACGTGGTGCCGGTCGAGGGCGGCGAGCCGCGCAAGCTGGGCGAGGGCGTGACGAACGTGCCAGGGGGCCTGCTCTTCTCCGCGGACTCGAAGCACGCGCTCTACCTCACCGGCTACAACCCGGCCTCCCAGTCCGGCTCGCTGCGCGTCGCGGTGCTCGACGACGCGAAGCTGGAGCCCGGCGTGCTGGGCACGGCGGTCAGCTACATGCTGCCCTCGCCCGACGGCACGAAGCTGGCCTTCGTGGACGGGGGCAAGCTGAAGCTGGGGCCGCTGCCGGCGGGGCCCTTTGTCGACGTGGCGGCGGAGGTGGGCACGGTGCAGTTCACCGCGGACGGGAAGACGCTGCTCATCAAGCGGCGTGGGTCCGCCGCGGGGGGCCTGGCCGTCATCTCCGTGGAGAAGCCGGAGGCGGCCCCGCGCAAGCTCGCGGACCAGGTGGGGGACTACGCCGTGTCGCCGGACGGGCGCCGCGTGGCCTTCCAGGTGCGCAGCGAATCGGTGCGGGGCCTCTACGACCTGTACCTGGCGGAGCTGCCGGACCAGAAGCCCAAGCGGCTGGCCGTGGCGGCCTCCGTCTTCGGCTTCTCCCCGGACGGCAAGTGGCTGGCGCGGTCGGAGAATGGCAAGCCGGACGTCCCGGGTGACCTGTACATCGGCCCCGCGGAGGGCGGCGCCGGCCGGAAGGTGGGCGAGCGCGTGTCGGTCTTCACCTTCTCGCCCGACTCGAAGGCGGTGGGCTTCCTCGACCGGTACGACGTGACGGCGCTCGCCGGGTTGATGGCGGTGGTCACCCTGCCGGACGGAGCCCCCAAGCGCGTGGGGGACCGCGTGCCCAACTTCGTGTGGAGCCCGCGGTCGGACTCGGTGGCCTTCCTGTCCCGCTTCCTGAAGCCCGAGTACTCGGTGGACCTGATGCTCTACCCGCTGGGCGCGGAGAAGTCGGAGAAGGTGCACCGGGGCGTGTTCGGCTATGGCTTCATGCCCGGCGAGGGGCAGGTGGTGTTCCGCTCCAACTGCATCCGCAACGGCCGTGCTTGCGACTTCAAGGCGATGGAGCTGCCGAAGAAGGACGAGGCGCAGACCTGGCTCCAGGGCATCTTCAGCTACAAGCTCTCCGAGGATGGCCAGCGCGTGCTCGCCACGTCGGCGCGGATGGACTCGGACACGTACGACCTGACCCTCTACGACGTGAAGACGAAGACCCGCAAACCGCTGGACCAGGGCATCCAGGTGCCGGCGTACTTCGCGGGCAAGGGCGAGTCGCGCGCCGTCTACCTCATCGCGCAGGGGCCCAAGGCGGGGGTCTACAGCGTCGCCGCCACGCCCTGAGGCGCGCGGGGCTCAGCCGAGGAGCGAGAGGTGGAGCCGGACGCCCTCTCGCCCGACGCCGAACCCGAACGCGGGGCCGGACAGGTACAGCGAGCACAGCGCCACGCCGACGCACGCGAGCACGACCCGCCACCCCGTCACGAGCGAGCGGAGGAACGTCGTCTCGTAGTTGCTCCCCACGTAGCGCAGGGCGAACACCAGCCCCACCGGGAGCAGCGGCGTGCCGTCGACCGTGAACCAGAGCGAGGACAGCGCGAGCAGCATCACGAAGCGCTTGCGGCTCAGGTGGAAGCGGTCGTCGTATTCGACGGGGGCGGTGGCGGCGGTCGTCATGGGGTTCCCTTCACGCGAGAAGTCCGGTGTGTGGAGGGACCCGGTGCACGAAGCTCGCCAGTCGAGCGTCCCCTCGCCGCGCCTGTCTGGCCCGGGCTCAGGTCCGAGCCCATGGACGGCGGGTCCGCGTGGACGCCCGGGGTCCTTCGCGTGGCGATAAGTCCGGCGCGCGCGTGGCCCGTGCGGGACGCCCCCGGGTTGTGCTTTCCTCCGCGGCCCGTATGTCCTCATCCTCGCTCGTCTATCGCCGCTATGGCGGCTCGCTCCAGGTCGACATCCCCACCTTCGACGTGCTCGTGGAGGCCGCGCGAATCCCGGAGACCCAGTGGATCGCCACCGCCTGTCCGTTGGAGGGCCTGAGCTGCGACCCGGCCTTCCTCACGTTCATGGACCTGGATGGCAACGGCCGCATCCGGGTGGCGGAGGTGCGCACCGCCGTGGAGTGGGCGGCCCTCCGGCTGAAGGACCGGCGAGGCGCGGACACCGGCAGCGACGTGCTCGAGCTGTCCGCGCTGTCGCCGGAGGCCGCGGCGCTCAAGGGCGCGGCGGAGGTGATCCTCCGCACGCTGGGCGCGGCGGACCTGGGGCGCATCTCGCTCGAGCAGGTGCGCGCCAGCGACAAGGAGCTGCGCAAGGCGGGGCAGAACGGTGATGGCATCGTCGCGCCGGACCACCTGCCGGAGCGCCTGCGCCCGCTGGCGCGGGACATCATGTCGTCCTTCCCGGAGGTGAAGAACCGCGCGGGGATGGCGGGCGTGGACCGGACGACGCTCGGGCGCTTCCGCGAGGAGCGCGCGGCGCTGCTCGCGCACGTCGCGAAGCGGGCCGACGTCTTCGTGTGGGGAGCGGAGAGCGAGGGGCGCGCCCGCCGCGTCCGCGAGGTGGCGCCGCTGCTCGACACGTACTTCGTGCAGTGCCGCCTGGTGGCCGCGCAGCCAGAGGCGGCGGCGAACCTGCGGCTTCGCGCCGAGCGGGTGGAGGGCGCGCTCGGAGACGTGGCCGCGCTGGGCAAGGCGGCGGGGGATCTGCCCATCGCGCCGCCGGACGCCGCGGGCGTGCTGGAGTGGTCGCGCCTGCTGCGCGGCCCCTCGTACGAGGTGCTCCAGGCCTTCCGCCGGGACGTGGCGTCGCCCGTGACGGGAGAGGCGGAGCGGCTGACGGACACGGCCTGGCGTGAGCTGTCCGCCCGGGCGGATGCCATCCTCGCGTGGTTCGCCACGCGCGACGCCAGCCCCCTGCGCGAGCACGTGGACGCGTTGGGCGCCGTTCCCCTCGAGGACCTGGACGCCATCGACGCCGCCTGTCAGGCGGACCTGGCGCTGGCGCCCACGCTCGACGCCATCATCGAACTGGAGCGCCTGGTGCTCTACCAGCGCTGGCTGCTGGTGTTCGCCAACAACTTCATCTCCATGCCCAACCTGTACCTGCCCAAGGCGCCCGCGCTGATGGAGAAGGGCACGCTCATCCTCGGCGGGCGCAAGTACACGCTGTCGGTGCTCGTGAAGAACCGCGCGGAGCACGCGGCGCTGGCGGGGCAGGGGACGACGTGCATCCTCTACGTGCTGGTGGCGCCGAAGGACGGCTCGCCGGGCTACGAGGTGGCCGTGCCCGTCACGCGGGGGCGCAGCACGGACCTGATGGTGGGCAAGCGCGGCGTCTTCTACGACGTGCGGGGACAGGAGCACGACGCCACGGTGACGCACGTCATCCGCCAGCCCGTGTCGCTGTGGGAGTCGATGACCATGCCCTTCTCGCGCATGGCCTCGTTCGTCACCGGCAAGGTCGAGGGGCTCGCGGCGGCGGGGGAGAAGACCTTCGACGCCACGCTGGAGAATGGCTACACCCAGGCGGTGACGGCGCCTCCGCCCGCCGCGGCGCCGGCCGCTGCTCCTGCCGCTGCGAACCCCGCGGGAGGGCTGGCGGGGTTGGTGGCGGCGGGCAGCATCGCGGCGGCGGCGCTGGGCTCGTCCTTCGCGTTCATCGTCTCTCAGGTGAAGTCGCTGACGATGGCGGACGTCATCACCGCCGGGTCGCTCATCGCCATCGTGGTGATGGCGCCCGCGGGCCTGCTCGGGTGGTTGAAGCTGCGGCGGCGCAACCTGGCGCTCCTGCTGGAGGGCTCCGGCTGGGCGCTCAACGACCGGCTCATGCTGACCCACGGATTGGCGACGCTGGTGACGCGGCGCCCGAGGCTGCCCCAGGGCGCCCGGGTGGATCGCCGGGACATGATCCGCCCCGCGCTCCTCGAGCAGCAGGACGAGGAGGGTGAGTCCGAGGGCCTGTCGGGCTGGGCGCGGCTGGGACTCGGCGTCCTGCTGGTGTTCATCCTGCTGTGGCAGGTGCGCAACCCGCTGCTCGCCTTCATGTGCGACGCGAAGTGGCTGTCCGACACGTCGTGCTCGGTGCTGCTGCCCAAGCCGGCGCAGCCCGCGCCCGCGGCGGCCGAGGCCCCGGCGAAGTAGCGGGTGTCCCAGGGCCCGGAATCTTGCGAGGATCTCCGGGCCCCCTACGCTGGGCCCGCCATGAAGACCCTGTCGCCACTGCTGGAGCAGTTCCGCGTCCACCTGGAGGACGAGAAGGGCGCGTCACCGCACACGGTGCGCAACTACCTCATCGACCTGGAGGACTTCGAGCGCTACCTCGTGGAGCGCATGAAGCTGTCGCTCCTGTCCGGCACGCACGCGGCCATCCGCGGCTACCTGGGGACGCTCAGCACGGACCACGCCCCCGCGAGCCGCGCGCGACGGCTGGCCTCCATCAAGTCCTTCTACAAGTACCTGGTGCGCCAGAAGCTGCTGCCCGCCAGCCCCGCCAAGCTCGTCAAGAGCCCGAAGCTCCCCAAGGCCCTGCCCAAGGTGCTCCCGGTGGAGGAGGTCTTCGCCCTGCTCGACGTGCACGACCTGAAGTCCGTGCTCGGGCTGCGCGACAAGTCCATCCTGGAGCTGCTCTACGGCGGCGGGCTGCGCATCAGCGAGCTGTGCGCGCTGGACCTGCTCGACGTCGACCGGCGCGGGCGCATCGTCCGCGTCATGGGCAAGGGCAGCAAGGAGCGCCTGGTGCCCGTCAACGCCCAGGCCATCCGCGCGCTGGAGGCCTGGCTCGCCCGCCGAGGCGAGCTGCTCGCGGAGCCCCGGCCCGCGCAGGCCCCGGACGCGCTCTTCCTCAATGCCCGGGGAGGCCGGCTGACGGACCGGAGCATCCGCAGGCACCTGGACGCCCACGTGCTCAAGTGCGCCCTGGCGCGCAAGGTGAGTCCTCACGCGCTGCGACACTCGTTCGCGACGCACCTGCTGGGCGGCGGCGCGGACATCCGCAGCATCCAGGAGCTGCTGGGGCACGCCAGCCTCTCCACCACGCAGCGGTATACCCACGTCACCTGGGAGCAGCTCCAGGAGGTCTACGACGCCGCCCATCCTCGCGCCTGATGGGCGCGCTGGTGGGTCAAGTCCCCGCGCCTCCTCGTCCTGTCGCGCGCGGCTCTCGGAGGGCGTCGCGTGGGCGCTCCCCCGGCGCCGCGCGTCACGTCGACTCCCTCCGCGGTGTCTGGCGTTTGGGATTGGGGTGGGCGCTCCCGCGCGAGGATTGAATCGTCCTTCATGTCCGGGAGGAGCCGCGCGACGCGGCGGCCTTGCGTCCGGTGTCGGACCCCGGCCCACCGCGTCCCCGGGTGGGAAGCCCTGAACCGGACAGGCCGGCAGTGTTCCTTGGAAACGCGGGGCGCGGCTTGTTAAACCCCGGCCATGTTCCACGGCACCACCATTCTCTGCGTGCGGCGCGACGGCAAGGTGGCCATCGCGAGCGACGGTCAGGTCTCCTTCGACAAGACGGTGATGAAGAACACGGCGAAGAAGGTCCGCAAGCTGGGCGAGGGCCAGGTCCTCGCCGGCTTCGCGGGCAGCACCGCCGACGCCTTCACGCTCTTCGAGCGGTTCGAGGGCAAGCTCAAGGAGCACCAGAAGAACATGGCCCGGGCCTGCGTGGAGCTGGGCAAGGACTGGCGCACGGACCGCTTCCTGCGCCGGCTGGAGGCGCTGCTGGTCGTGGCGGACCGGGAGAAGACGTTCATCCTCTCCGGCGCCGGCGACGTCATCGAGCCGGACTACGGCATCGCCGCGGTGGGCAGCGGCGGGCCGTACGCGCTGGCCGCCGCCCGGGCGCTGCTGGCGCACACGCAGCTGTCCGCGCGCGAGGTGGCCCAGCAATCGCTGACCATCGCGGGCGAAATCGACATCTACACCAACTCCAACATCTCCATCGAAGAGCTCTAGGAGCACCTGCCGTGGCCGATTCGCGCAAGACGTCCGCCTTCACGCCCCGCGAGGTCGTTGGCGAGCTGGACCGCTACATCGTGGGGCAGAACGCCGCCAAGCGCGCGGTGGCCATCGCCCTGCGCAACCGCTGGCGCCGTCAGCAGGTCTCCGACGACCTGCGGGACGAAATCCATCCCAAGAACATCATCATGATCGGCCCCACCGGGGTGGGGAAGACGGAGATCGCCCGCCGGTTGGCGAAGCTGGCCCAGGCACCCTTCGTCAAGGTGGAGGCGTCGAAGTTCACGGAGGTGGGCTACGTGGGCCGGGACGTGGAGTCGATGATCCGCGACCTGGTGGAGGCGGCCATCGCGCTGGTGCGCGAGGAGGAGACGGAGAAGGTGAAGCCCCGCGCGGAGGAGCTGGCCGAGGACCGGCTGGTGGAGCTGCTGCAGACCGGCGGCCCGCGCACGCCCGCGTCGCCGCCGCCCTTCGGCTTCGCCCCGCCGCAGCAGCCCGCGCCCCAGCGCCTGGACGACGCCGAGCGCGAGAAGCTGCGCGCCAAGCTGCGCGCCGGCACGCTCGACGACCAGACGGTGGAGGTGGAGACCAGCGACAGCGCGCCCACCTTCATGCGCGGCTTCTCCGGCCAGGGCATGGAGGAGATCGGCGTCAACCTCCAGGACCTCTTCAAGAACATGCCGGGCATGAGCAAGACGCGCCGTCGCAAGGTCCGCGTGCCGGAGGCGCTCCAGCTGCTGCGCCAGGAGGAGGCCCAGAAGCTGGTGGATCCGGACCGCGTCCAGCGCGAGGCCGTGGCCCGCGCGGAGACCAGCGGCATCGTCTTCATCGACGAGATCGACAAGATCGCCAGCCGCGAGGGCGCCAAGGGCAGCGGCGGGCCGGACGTGTCGCGAGAGGGCGTGCAGCGCGACATCCTGCCCATCGTCGAGGGCTCCACCGTCAACACCAAGTACGGCATGGTGAAGACGGACCACATGCTCTTCATCGCCGCGGGCGCCTTCCACGTCTCCAAGCCCAGCGACCTCATCCCGGAGCTGCAGGGCCGCTTCCCCATCCGCGTGGAGCTCGAGCCCCTGTCCGGCGAGGACCTCATCCGCATCCTCCGCGAACCGAAAAACTCGCTCTTGCGGCAATACACGGCGCTCCTGGGCACGGAGGGCGTGCGGCTGAGCTTCACGGACGACGCGGTGACGGAGCTGGCGCGCATCGCCCAGCAGGCGAACGAGCGTACGCAGAACATCGGCGCTCGCCGGCTGCACACCGTGCTGGAGCGACTGCTCGACGAAGTGTCCTTCTCCGC
This window encodes:
- a CDS encoding TraR/DksA family transcriptional regulator, which produces MSRANDLLKIREILQRRRREILATSDGTHRELTALKEQERDPEYEENAQSELADYTLSSLVEAQRREVMLIDAALLRMDNGVFGECVDCGQEIAMERLEALPFAIRCEEDATSHEQDIRGGHYASPSI
- the trmFO gene encoding methylenetetrahydrofolate--tRNA-(uracil(54)-C(5))-methyltransferase (FADH(2)-oxidizing) TrmFO, which translates into the protein MVDAKQQRVTVIGGGLAGTECAYQLARRGVPVVLREMKPHKRSPAHKSDSLAELVCSNSLRSDNPESAIGLLHAELRALGSLVLGSADANRVPAGDALAVERERFSAAITTSLLGLPNVELVAGEVATLPEEGPVVIATGPLTSDALTAELERYVGTKLYFYDSIAPILSGDSIDMDIAFRQSRYGKGGGDDYLNLPMSRDEYYRFIAEVKAGQKVVPHSFEEPKYFEGCLPIEVMAERGDDTLAYGPMKPVGLRDPRTGKEPHAVVQLRMEDTAGTAWNMVGFQTRLTWGEQKRIFTTCIPGLQNAEFLRMGQIHRNTFIDSPRLLSRDLSLKGEPRLYFAGQVSGVEGYVESAACGYLVALALHARLEGREWVPPPATTAMGALYRHVTGEAHPPDYPHQPSNIIFGLFPPLTGRMKKADKRAAYSARAKQDLAAWLPHAGVPATGAPEHEEQRSA
- a CDS encoding gliding motility protein — translated: MMRPRLGRRMGVGLLASLMVAGAGCKKGGDEGAAPGAASPTAAGGTAATPSARPVQERPGPSGAGQGLLLAGGRAADLRVTHDGRFATYILNGQKPRLDGVPPQMLLGELYVVPVEGGEPRKLGEGVTNVPGGLLFSADSKHALYLTGYNPASQSGSLRVAVLDDAKLEPGVLGTAVSYMLPSPDGTKLAFVDGGKLKLGPLPAGPFVDVAAEVGTVQFTADGKTLLIKRRGSAAGGLAVISVEKPEAAPRKLADQVGDYAVSPDGRRVAFQVRSESVRGLYDLYLAELPDQKPKRLAVAASVFGFSPDGKWLARSENGKPDVPGDLYIGPAEGGAGRKVGERVSVFTFSPDSKAVGFLDRYDVTALAGLMAVVTLPDGAPKRVGDRVPNFVWSPRSDSVAFLSRFLKPEYSVDLMLYPLGAEKSEKVHRGVFGYGFMPGEGQVVFRSNCIRNGRACDFKAMELPKKDEAQTWLQGIFSYKLSEDGQRVLATSARMDSDTYDLTLYDVKTKTRKPLDQGIQVPAYFAGKGESRAVYLIAQGPKAGVYSVAATP
- a CDS encoding kinesin codes for the protein MSSSSLVYRRYGGSLQVDIPTFDVLVEAARIPETQWIATACPLEGLSCDPAFLTFMDLDGNGRIRVAEVRTAVEWAALRLKDRRGADTGSDVLELSALSPEAAALKGAAEVILRTLGAADLGRISLEQVRASDKELRKAGQNGDGIVAPDHLPERLRPLARDIMSSFPEVKNRAGMAGVDRTTLGRFREERAALLAHVAKRADVFVWGAESEGRARRVREVAPLLDTYFVQCRLVAAQPEAAANLRLRAERVEGALGDVAALGKAAGDLPIAPPDAAGVLEWSRLLRGPSYEVLQAFRRDVASPVTGEAERLTDTAWRELSARADAILAWFATRDASPLREHVDALGAVPLEDLDAIDAACQADLALAPTLDAIIELERLVLYQRWLLVFANNFISMPNLYLPKAPALMEKGTLILGGRKYTLSVLVKNRAEHAALAGQGTTCILYVLVAPKDGSPGYEVAVPVTRGRSTDLMVGKRGVFYDVRGQEHDATVTHVIRQPVSLWESMTMPFSRMASFVTGKVEGLAAAGEKTFDATLENGYTQAVTAPPPAAAPAAAPAAANPAGGLAGLVAAGSIAAAALGSSFAFIVSQVKSLTMADVITAGSLIAIVVMAPAGLLGWLKLRRRNLALLLEGSGWALNDRLMLTHGLATLVTRRPRLPQGARVDRRDMIRPALLEQQDEEGESEGLSGWARLGLGVLLVFILLWQVRNPLLAFMCDAKWLSDTSCSVLLPKPAQPAPAAAEAPAK
- a CDS encoding tyrosine recombinase XerC, with translation MKTLSPLLEQFRVHLEDEKGASPHTVRNYLIDLEDFERYLVERMKLSLLSGTHAAIRGYLGTLSTDHAPASRARRLASIKSFYKYLVRQKLLPASPAKLVKSPKLPKALPKVLPVEEVFALLDVHDLKSVLGLRDKSILELLYGGGLRISELCALDLLDVDRRGRIVRVMGKGSKERLVPVNAQAIRALEAWLARRGELLAEPRPAQAPDALFLNARGGRLTDRSIRRHLDAHVLKCALARKVSPHALRHSFATHLLGGGADIRSIQELLGHASLSTTQRYTHVTWEQLQEVYDAAHPRA
- the hslV gene encoding ATP-dependent protease subunit HslV; the protein is MFHGTTILCVRRDGKVAIASDGQVSFDKTVMKNTAKKVRKLGEGQVLAGFAGSTADAFTLFERFEGKLKEHQKNMARACVELGKDWRTDRFLRRLEALLVVADREKTFILSGAGDVIEPDYGIAAVGSGGPYALAAARALLAHTQLSAREVAQQSLTIAGEIDIYTNSNISIEEL
- the hslU gene encoding ATP-dependent protease ATPase subunit HslU, with translation MADSRKTSAFTPREVVGELDRYIVGQNAAKRAVAIALRNRWRRQQVSDDLRDEIHPKNIIMIGPTGVGKTEIARRLAKLAQAPFVKVEASKFTEVGYVGRDVESMIRDLVEAAIALVREEETEKVKPRAEELAEDRLVELLQTGGPRTPASPPPFGFAPPQQPAPQRLDDAEREKLRAKLRAGTLDDQTVEVETSDSAPTFMRGFSGQGMEEIGVNLQDLFKNMPGMSKTRRRKVRVPEALQLLRQEEAQKLVDPDRVQREAVARAETSGIVFIDEIDKIASREGAKGSGGPDVSREGVQRDILPIVEGSTVNTKYGMVKTDHMLFIAAGAFHVSKPSDLIPELQGRFPIRVELEPLSGEDLIRILREPKNSLLRQYTALLGTEGVRLSFTDDAVTELARIAQQANERTQNIGARRLHTVLERLLDEVSFSASELGPRDFQVDGNYVRERLGSIIQDEDLSRYIL